In Phenylobacterium zucineum HLK1, one DNA window encodes the following:
- a CDS encoding thioredoxin family protein, with product MNAIPIEEPAAAGSGRRGGRSNPAKQAAGQRGAAGARNAFPQTITDGQLSALLAEGRGTLLIDVSASSSGLGRTMDEQFRLAAKALRSRVRMLTIDVHRHPAAAIELSVNAFPTLILLRGGQAIARHAGVMSAEMIVNWTRQALADALRARRTPRA from the coding sequence GTGAATGCCATACCGATCGAGGAACCGGCCGCGGCCGGGTCCGGCCGCCGCGGCGGCCGGTCGAATCCCGCCAAACAGGCGGCGGGTCAGCGGGGAGCGGCCGGCGCCCGGAACGCATTCCCCCAGACGATCACCGACGGACAGCTCAGCGCCCTGCTCGCGGAGGGACGCGGCACCCTGCTGATCGACGTCTCGGCCAGCTCCTCGGGCCTCGGCCGGACCATGGACGAGCAGTTCCGCCTCGCCGCCAAGGCGCTGCGCTCGCGGGTCAGGATGCTGACGATCGACGTGCACCGCCATCCCGCCGCGGCCATCGAGCTCAGCGTCAACGCCTTCCCGACCCTGATCCTCCTGCGCGGCGGCCAGGCGATCGCCCGCCACGCCGGCGTGATGAGCGCCGAGATGATCGTGAACTGGACGCGACAGGCGTTGGCGGACGCGCTCCGCGCGCGCCGCACTCCACGGGCCTGA
- a CDS encoding substrate-binding domain-containing protein, with product MRFPILTATVALAALSLAACGQGGGSPAGQGAAPKGGAQGQVWAAGSSTVFPFATRVAETVARTTGGAPAKVESLGTGGGIKLFCGGAGRNFPDVANASRRMKKSEWEACQANGVTDILEVKIGYDGIVIANAKNAPTFHLTREQIYRALAAEVPQGSGFATNTAATWSAVAPGLPNERIVAYGPPPTSGTRDAFVELAMEKGAEKVPAMAALKSSDEEAFKQRAHTLRKDGAWIDAGENDNVIVQTLEKTPNAVGVFGYSFLENNMDKVKAADIEGVSPTLENISTGKYPLSRSLYIYVKRANIGVTPGLKEFVDGFLSEAAVGRGGYLLQRGLIPLPADELTAQRDAAKALTPMTAPAS from the coding sequence ATGCGATTCCCGATCCTCACCGCCACCGTCGCGCTCGCCGCGCTCAGCCTAGCCGCCTGCGGGCAGGGGGGCGGAAGCCCCGCCGGCCAGGGCGCCGCGCCCAAGGGCGGCGCCCAGGGCCAGGTCTGGGCCGCCGGCTCCTCGACCGTCTTCCCGTTCGCGACGCGCGTGGCCGAGACCGTCGCCCGCACCACCGGCGGCGCGCCGGCCAAGGTCGAGAGCCTGGGCACCGGCGGCGGCATCAAGCTGTTCTGCGGCGGCGCCGGCCGCAACTTCCCCGACGTGGCGAACGCCTCGCGCCGCATGAAGAAGTCAGAGTGGGAGGCCTGCCAGGCCAACGGCGTCACCGACATTCTCGAGGTGAAGATCGGCTACGACGGCATCGTCATCGCCAACGCCAAGAACGCCCCGACCTTCCACCTGACCCGCGAACAGATCTACCGCGCGCTCGCCGCCGAGGTCCCGCAGGGCTCCGGCTTCGCCACCAACACGGCGGCGACCTGGAGCGCCGTCGCGCCCGGGCTGCCGAACGAGCGGATCGTCGCCTACGGCCCGCCGCCGACCTCGGGCACGCGCGACGCCTTCGTCGAACTGGCCATGGAGAAGGGCGCCGAGAAGGTCCCGGCCATGGCCGCACTGAAGTCCTCGGACGAAGAGGCGTTCAAGCAGCGCGCCCACACCCTGCGCAAGGACGGCGCCTGGATCGACGCCGGCGAGAACGACAACGTCATCGTCCAGACCCTCGAGAAGACCCCGAACGCGGTCGGCGTGTTCGGCTATTCCTTCCTCGAGAACAACATGGACAAGGTGAAGGCCGCCGACATCGAGGGCGTCTCGCCGACCCTGGAGAACATTTCGACGGGCAAGTACCCGCTGTCGCGTTCGCTCTACATCTACGTGAAGAGGGCGAACATCGGCGTCACGCCGGGCCTGAAGGAGTTCGTGGACGGCTTCCTGTCGGAGGCCGCCGTCGGGCGCGGCGGCTATCTGCTGCAGCGCGGCCTGATCCCGCTGCCGGCCGACGAACTGACCGCCCAGCGCGACGCGGCCAAGGCCCTGACGCCGATGACGGCGCCCGCCTCCTGA
- a CDS encoding potassium channel family protein, protein MAEPATETGTRRRLPRLRVRLRELYYGRSPRAVRFRLSVIALDFLLIGFFIASPFLREYPAYLFIDYFVALILALDLAARALAYVSLRDWLRRPSVWVDLFVLVTLLFPLWLFNLAFLRVLRLWSLFHSDFFWETVGRRYDDTRWEDVTKAVATLVTFVFVSTGFVYASFAREHPGISGYLDALYFTVTALTTTGFGDITLPGAWGKLLAIIIMISGITLFVRLAQTLIRPYKVRFTCPTCGLMRHDADAVHCKACGTLLNIPNDEV, encoded by the coding sequence TTGGCGGAACCAGCGACCGAGACCGGCACGCGCCGGCGGCTTCCGCGCCTGCGGGTGCGGCTGCGCGAGCTCTACTACGGCCGCTCGCCGCGCGCGGTGCGCTTCCGGCTGAGCGTCATCGCGCTGGATTTCCTGCTCATCGGCTTCTTCATCGCCTCGCCGTTCCTGCGGGAGTATCCGGCCTATCTCTTCATCGACTATTTCGTCGCCCTGATCCTGGCGCTGGACCTGGCGGCGCGGGCGCTCGCCTATGTGAGCCTGCGCGACTGGCTCCGCCGCCCCAGCGTATGGGTGGACCTCTTCGTGCTGGTCACGCTGCTCTTCCCGCTGTGGCTGTTCAACCTGGCCTTCCTGCGGGTGCTGCGGCTATGGAGCCTGTTCCACAGCGACTTCTTCTGGGAGACGGTCGGTCGCCGCTACGACGACACGCGGTGGGAGGACGTCACCAAGGCGGTGGCCACGCTGGTCACCTTCGTCTTCGTGTCGACGGGCTTCGTCTACGCCAGCTTCGCGCGCGAGCACCCCGGCATCTCGGGCTACCTGGACGCGCTCTATTTCACCGTCACGGCGCTGACGACGACGGGCTTCGGCGACATCACCCTGCCGGGGGCCTGGGGCAAGCTGCTGGCCATCATCATCATGATCAGCGGCATCACGCTGTTCGTCCGCCTCGCCCAGACGCTGATCCGTCCGTACAAGGTCCGCTTCACCTGCCCGACGTGCGGCCTGATGCGCCACGACGCCGACGCCGTTCACTGCAAGGCCTGCGGCACGCTGCTGAACATCCCGAACGACGAGGTCTGA
- a CDS encoding DUF3008 family protein, whose protein sequence is MPAKSAAQQKAAGAALSAKRGDTPKSKLKGASKSMADSMSEKELEKMASTKRKGKPEHVSDRRS, encoded by the coding sequence ATGCCTGCCAAATCCGCCGCCCAGCAGAAGGCCGCCGGCGCCGCGCTGTCGGCCAAACGCGGCGATACGCCCAAGAGCAAGCTGAAGGGCGCCTCGAAGTCGATGGCCGACTCCATGAGCGAGAAGGAACTCGAGAAGATGGCGTCGACCAAGCGCAAGGGAAAGCCCGAGCACGTCTCCGACCGCCGTTCCTGA
- a CDS encoding amidase produces the protein MIRLSRRAFAGAPLALAACATVPERAFRPTPGWPDATETAAMIRRGEITAGQAVRSAIDRTLALQPRLNFLVASDFDRALARAATGPGDGPFAGVPFLVKDLDDYRGLPTRSGSFSQLPLPPAQGQGPLIDAFERAGVVVIGKSATPEYGFLPTTEPAAFGPTRNPWDPTRSSGGSSGGAAAAVAAGAVPFAHASDGGGSIRIPASCCGLFGLKPSRGRMVGAREQTKISDLSVDHVLTRSVRDSAAMFALTEDAGEGAQHPPVGLVTAPLRRRLRVGLVMEGMAGKAPSPEVRAATEASARLLESLGHTVVPTRWPTGPEFTQDFLLLWASGAAQLAGAIGKAAGRQPDTTLLEPFSLGMAEMFAKAPPGALGQAMERLHAAAMAYDPWFVGNGLDVVMSPVLSAPPPPLGWVGPGVPFDTLVERLTEYVGYTTYHNVTGAPAMSVPLNWIGAGLPVGTQFAARVGHEALLFQLAYQLEAAQPWAGRLPPVRAL, from the coding sequence ATGATCCGACTTTCTCGCCGCGCGTTCGCCGGCGCGCCGCTGGCGCTGGCCGCGTGCGCCACGGTTCCGGAGCGGGCGTTCCGCCCAACGCCGGGCTGGCCCGACGCCACCGAGACCGCGGCCATGATCCGCCGCGGCGAGATCACGGCCGGACAGGCCGTCCGCAGCGCGATCGACCGGACCCTCGCACTGCAGCCCAGGCTCAACTTCCTCGTCGCCTCCGATTTCGACCGGGCGCTCGCCAGGGCCGCCACGGGACCCGGCGATGGCCCCTTCGCGGGCGTGCCCTTCCTCGTGAAGGACCTCGACGACTATCGCGGCCTCCCGACCCGTTCGGGCTCGTTCTCGCAGCTGCCCCTGCCGCCCGCGCAGGGTCAGGGGCCGCTGATCGACGCCTTCGAGCGCGCGGGCGTGGTCGTGATCGGCAAGTCCGCGACGCCCGAGTACGGCTTCCTGCCCACCACCGAGCCGGCGGCCTTCGGACCCACGCGGAATCCGTGGGATCCGACCCGCTCCAGCGGCGGCTCGTCCGGCGGGGCGGCCGCCGCCGTGGCCGCAGGCGCGGTCCCCTTCGCCCACGCCAGCGACGGCGGCGGTTCGATCCGCATCCCGGCCTCGTGCTGCGGTCTGTTCGGCCTGAAGCCCTCCCGCGGCCGCATGGTCGGGGCCCGCGAGCAGACGAAGATCAGCGACCTGTCGGTGGACCACGTGCTGACCCGCAGCGTCCGGGATTCCGCGGCCATGTTCGCCCTCACCGAGGACGCGGGCGAGGGCGCGCAGCACCCGCCCGTGGGCCTCGTCACCGCCCCGCTCCGCCGCCGGCTGCGGGTGGGCCTCGTCATGGAGGGCATGGCCGGCAAGGCCCCCTCGCCCGAGGTCCGGGCCGCCACCGAGGCCAGCGCGCGGCTGTTGGAGAGCCTCGGCCACACGGTGGTCCCGACCCGCTGGCCGACCGGTCCCGAGTTCACCCAGGACTTCCTGCTGCTGTGGGCCTCGGGCGCCGCCCAGCTCGCCGGCGCCATCGGCAAGGCGGCCGGCCGCCAGCCCGACACCACCCTCCTGGAGCCGTTCAGCCTGGGCATGGCCGAGATGTTCGCCAAGGCGCCGCCCGGCGCGCTGGGCCAGGCAATGGAGCGGCTGCACGCCGCCGCCATGGCCTACGATCCCTGGTTCGTCGGCAACGGCCTCGACGTGGTGATGTCCCCCGTCCTGTCTGCGCCGCCGCCGCCCCTGGGCTGGGTGGGGCCGGGCGTGCCCTTCGACACCCTGGTCGAGCGGCTGACCGAGTACGTGGGCTACACGACCTATCACAACGTCACGGGCGCGCCGGCCATGAGCGTGCCGCTGAACTGGATCGGCGCCGGCCTGCCGGTCGGCACGCAGTTCGCCGCCCGCGTCGGCCACGAGGCCCTGCTGTTCCAGCTCGCCTACCAGCTCGAGGCGGCCCAGCCCTGGGCCGGCCGCCTGCCGCCGGTCCGCGCGCTCTAG
- a CDS encoding acyl-CoA dehydrogenase family protein, which translates to MRFALSEDQVLLQDSLAKALAELAPLERVRRFADDNEPCAGDIWAGLAELGLPGLLIDEAHGGLGLGLIEAALAAEALGRTVAPTPFLGSAVLAPLALKLAGSAEQQARWLPSLAAGEITAGVAIAEPIAGARDGAGVDAVAGRLTGRALFAVGAEGADLLVVADRTGGLHLAESAEATAPMRTIDATRRLTEISFKATPAEPLASNGALERLRDAAWVMLAADTVGAAGAMLGKAVGYAQERRQFGRVIGSFQAVKHLCAEMAAEIEPARALVWYAAYAFDHAPDEAPLMAAHAKAHTSEIGRFVARTATEVHGGIGITDLLGLHYWFKRIGLNRQLFGGPERVRETAARLQGLAA; encoded by the coding sequence ATGAGGTTCGCGCTCTCCGAGGACCAGGTCCTGCTGCAGGACAGCCTGGCGAAGGCCCTGGCCGAGCTCGCGCCCCTGGAGCGGGTGCGGCGCTTCGCCGACGACAACGAGCCCTGCGCCGGGGACATCTGGGCCGGACTGGCCGAGCTGGGCCTGCCCGGGCTGCTGATCGACGAGGCCCACGGCGGCCTGGGACTGGGGCTCATCGAGGCCGCGCTGGCCGCCGAGGCCCTGGGCCGCACGGTCGCCCCGACGCCGTTCCTCGGATCGGCGGTGCTGGCCCCCCTCGCGCTGAAGCTGGCCGGCTCGGCCGAGCAGCAGGCCCGCTGGCTGCCGAGTCTGGCGGCCGGCGAGATCACCGCGGGCGTGGCCATCGCCGAGCCGATCGCCGGCGCCCGGGACGGCGCGGGCGTCGACGCCGTGGCCGGCCGGCTGACGGGCAGGGCGCTCTTCGCCGTGGGGGCAGAGGGCGCGGACCTGCTGGTGGTCGCCGACCGGACCGGCGGCCTGCACCTCGCCGAGAGCGCCGAGGCCACGGCGCCGATGCGCACCATCGACGCCACCCGGCGGCTCACCGAGATTTCGTTCAAGGCCACGCCCGCCGAGCCGCTCGCCTCGAACGGGGCGCTGGAGCGGCTGCGCGACGCGGCGTGGGTCATGCTGGCCGCCGACACGGTCGGCGCGGCCGGAGCCATGCTCGGCAAGGCCGTCGGCTACGCCCAGGAACGGCGCCAGTTCGGCCGGGTGATCGGCTCGTTCCAGGCGGTGAAGCACCTCTGCGCCGAAATGGCCGCCGAGATCGAGCCGGCGCGGGCCCTGGTCTGGTACGCGGCCTACGCCTTCGACCACGCGCCGGACGAAGCGCCGCTGATGGCGGCCCACGCCAAGGCGCACACATCGGAGATCGGCCGCTTCGTCGCGCGTACGGCCACCGAGGTGCACGGCGGCATCGGCATCACCGACCTGCTGGGCCTGCACTACTGGTTCAAGCGCATCGGCCTGAACCGGCAGCTGTTCGGCGGACCCGAGCGGGTGCGCGAGACCGCCGCGCGCCTGCAGGGGCTGGCGGCCTAG
- a CDS encoding acyl-CoA dehydrogenase family protein yields MDLTLTPELSAFREEVRAFLAAHRGEYEAGQPKDPLAWQRLLIEHGYAARTIPKAYGGFGAQPDILKARIIAEAFIAAGAPRGLANQGISMLVPTLLEVGSEDQKTRWIGPTLRGEVVWCQGYSEPGAGSDLASLQTRAVEDGEDFVISGSKIWTSTAHLADMMFCLVRTEPDKPKHEGISYVLIPMDTPGIEVRPLKTMTGYAEFNEVFFTDVRVPQANVVGGRGRGWQVANTTLKHERGMLGDPNATEARLAALIELMKTETVDGERIIDNPVFRDRLMQLQARVFAMKFNGLRVLTDETAGLARLIVKLQGCELNHQVAALAIDALGELGVLYHEGPHLRAKGSWQRNYMFDLGLIIGGGTAQIQKNIIAERGLGLPREPKTVGA; encoded by the coding sequence ATGGATTTGACCCTGACGCCCGAACTGTCGGCCTTCCGCGAGGAGGTGCGGGCGTTCCTGGCGGCCCATCGCGGCGAGTACGAAGCGGGCCAGCCGAAGGATCCCCTGGCCTGGCAGCGCCTCCTGATCGAGCACGGCTATGCGGCCCGGACGATCCCGAAGGCGTACGGCGGCTTCGGCGCTCAGCCCGACATACTGAAGGCGCGGATCATCGCCGAGGCCTTCATCGCCGCCGGCGCGCCGCGCGGCCTCGCCAACCAGGGGATCTCGATGCTGGTCCCGACCCTGCTGGAGGTGGGCTCGGAAGATCAGAAGACGCGCTGGATCGGGCCCACCCTGCGCGGCGAGGTGGTCTGGTGCCAGGGCTACTCCGAGCCGGGCGCGGGCTCGGACCTCGCCTCCCTGCAGACCCGGGCGGTGGAGGACGGCGAGGACTTCGTCATCTCGGGTTCGAAGATCTGGACCAGCACCGCCCACCTCGCGGACATGATGTTCTGCCTGGTGCGGACCGAGCCCGACAAGCCGAAGCACGAGGGCATCAGCTACGTCCTGATCCCGATGGACACGCCCGGGATCGAGGTGCGGCCGCTGAAGACCATGACGGGCTACGCCGAATTCAACGAGGTGTTCTTCACGGATGTGCGTGTTCCCCAGGCCAACGTCGTGGGCGGGCGCGGGCGCGGCTGGCAGGTGGCCAACACCACGCTCAAGCACGAGCGCGGAATGCTGGGCGATCCCAATGCGACCGAAGCCCGTCTGGCGGCCCTCATCGAGCTGATGAAGACCGAGACGGTCGATGGCGAGCGGATCATCGACAACCCGGTCTTCCGCGACCGGCTGATGCAGCTGCAGGCGCGGGTCTTCGCCATGAAGTTCAACGGCCTCCGTGTCCTGACCGACGAGACCGCGGGTCTCGCACGCCTGATCGTCAAGCTGCAGGGCTGCGAGCTGAACCATCAGGTGGCGGCTCTGGCCATCGACGCCCTGGGCGAGCTCGGCGTGCTGTACCACGAGGGGCCGCACCTGCGGGCCAAGGGCTCGTGGCAGCGCAACTACATGTTCGACCTCGGCCTCATCATCGGCGGCGGCACGGCGCAGATCCAGAAGAACATCATCGCCGAGCGGGGCCTTGGCCTGCCGCGCGAACCCAAGACGGTGGGGGCCTGA
- a CDS encoding PQQ-dependent sugar dehydrogenase codes for MRRHARVALPSLALALLALAACSTGSGEPWAGYGPDPHLPKPQKSLIPVVNVAEVKGWAAGEAPTAPPGFVVTRFGEGFDHPRWLLPLPNGDVLVAESSSESKPPKGIRGFFQNLIMKRAGAQEKSPDRIMLLRDADGDGVAEVKTIFAQNIRRPFGMALVGESLYVARDDGVVRFPYAPGQTRVEGAGETVFALPAGRNHHWTKSLIASPDGTKLYATVGSNSNVAENGMEEEVGRAAIHEYDIATGKLRLFASGLRNPNGLGWEPATGALWTTVNERDEIGNDLVPDYMTSVRDGGFYGWPYSYYGQNVDARVKPPRPDLVATAIKPDYALGPHTASLGLTFYTADAFPPAYRGGAFVGQHGSWNRRPLNGYQVVFVPFRGGRPQTPPQAFLTGFLDEDGKVRGRPVGVAVDGGGALLVADDVGEIVWRVAPAAPPAAQVSPS; via the coding sequence ATGCGCAGACACGCCCGCGTCGCCCTGCCCTCCCTCGCGCTGGCCCTCTTGGCCCTGGCGGCCTGCTCCACCGGATCGGGCGAGCCCTGGGCCGGCTACGGTCCGGACCCGCACCTGCCGAAGCCGCAGAAGAGCCTGATCCCGGTGGTGAACGTGGCCGAGGTGAAGGGCTGGGCGGCGGGCGAGGCGCCGACCGCGCCGCCGGGCTTCGTTGTCACCCGCTTCGGCGAGGGCTTCGACCACCCGCGCTGGCTGCTCCCGCTGCCGAACGGCGACGTGCTGGTGGCGGAGTCCTCGTCGGAATCCAAGCCGCCCAAGGGAATCCGCGGCTTCTTCCAGAACCTGATCATGAAGCGCGCGGGCGCCCAGGAGAAAAGCCCCGACCGCATCATGCTGCTGCGCGACGCCGACGGCGACGGCGTGGCCGAGGTGAAGACCATCTTTGCCCAGAACATCCGCCGGCCCTTCGGCATGGCGCTCGTGGGCGAGAGCCTCTACGTCGCCCGCGACGACGGCGTGGTGCGCTTCCCGTACGCCCCCGGCCAGACCCGGGTGGAGGGCGCCGGCGAGACGGTGTTCGCCCTGCCCGCCGGGCGGAACCACCACTGGACCAAGAGCCTGATCGCCAGCCCAGACGGGACGAAGCTGTACGCCACCGTGGGCTCCAACTCGAACGTCGCCGAGAACGGCATGGAGGAGGAGGTCGGGCGCGCCGCCATCCACGAGTACGACATCGCCACGGGCAAGCTGCGGCTGTTCGCCAGCGGCCTGCGCAATCCGAACGGCCTGGGCTGGGAGCCGGCGACCGGGGCGCTCTGGACCACGGTCAACGAGCGCGACGAGATCGGCAACGACCTCGTGCCCGACTACATGACCAGCGTCCGGGACGGCGGCTTCTACGGCTGGCCCTACAGCTACTACGGCCAGAACGTGGACGCCCGCGTGAAGCCGCCCCGCCCTGACCTCGTGGCCACGGCCATCAAGCCCGACTACGCCCTCGGACCGCACACGGCCTCGCTGGGGCTGACGTTCTACACGGCCGACGCCTTCCCGCCGGCCTACCGGGGTGGGGCCTTCGTGGGCCAGCACGGCTCGTGGAACCGCCGGCCGCTGAATGGCTACCAGGTGGTGTTCGTGCCCTTCCGCGGCGGCCGCCCGCAGACCCCGCCGCAGGCGTTCCTGACCGGGTTCCTGGACGAGGACGGCAAGGTGCGCGGCCGCCCGGTCGGCGTGGCCGTGGACGGCGGCGGGGCCCTGCTGGTCGCCGACGACGTGGGCGAGATCGTCTGGCGCGTCGCGCCGGCCGCCCCGCCCGCCGCCCAGGTCAGCCCATCTTGA
- a CDS encoding VOC family protein yields MIGYVTIGTNDLEKATKFYDAVLTPLGGKRTFANGDRMQFYGGGGTPGMIAISKPYDEQPATAGNGTMFGFPCQSKEQVDEVHAAALAAGGTCDGPPGQRLPTFYGAYFRDLDGNKICVFKMG; encoded by the coding sequence ATGATCGGCTACGTGACCATCGGCACGAACGACCTCGAGAAGGCGACGAAGTTCTACGACGCGGTGCTGACGCCGCTGGGCGGCAAGCGCACCTTCGCCAACGGCGACCGGATGCAGTTCTACGGCGGCGGCGGCACGCCCGGCATGATCGCCATCAGCAAGCCCTACGACGAGCAGCCCGCCACGGCCGGCAACGGCACGATGTTCGGCTTTCCCTGCCAGTCGAAGGAGCAGGTCGACGAGGTCCACGCGGCCGCCCTGGCCGCCGGCGGGACCTGCGATGGCCCGCCCGGCCAGCGCCTGCCCACCTTCTACGGCGCCTATTTCCGTGACCTCGACGGCAACAAGATCTGCGTCTTCAAGATGGGCTGA